The Numenius arquata chromosome 17, bNumArq3.hap1.1, whole genome shotgun sequence genome segment ttaaaagaaaaaattaataaaaagaaaatcaccttTCTGGCTTCAAATATCCAGTGACTTCTACCATCATCATCCACCTGGTTCCACCAGCGAAGACCAACCATCAGTCGCCCTGTGACATTCTGAAATAGAAGAAACACAATAAGCTTTATAACTTCTGCTAAAAGAAACCATTTGCCAAGGGTTGCTATCTTCAGGCTGCTCATCTGCCTCAACATTTGGGAAAACAAGATTACATGGCTCTTATGTCCGCAGCAATCTATTTTCTGATACGTCCATTGCAACAACAAATTACTGTAATAATATAAAGTTAAGGCATAGTTCTGGTGATTCAAAAGTGATCTGATAATGAAGCCTGTGCTACCTTAAGAGAAAGTCTCATAGATGTTCTCCATttgattttcaaaaaggaaatttaaGTGATTTAAGAGTTGTTATTATTTCAATTATTGTATTACTGCAACACATCACAGTACTTGGGCATCATTTTGTTGGAAAGGCACAAAGTCGTCACTTTTTTTTGGTGACGTGAATATCACTCTCTTCAATTATTCTTATTATagtaagacaaaaataaaaaaaagcggAAGAGGAACTTACCTTTACAGCCCAAAAGTCACATGACAAGAGGAGGATAATTGTCACCATGCAGGCAATAAAGCTGCTAGTTAAGAGCTCACAGAGCAGATAGACAACTATCGCACTGACTCGGAAGAATAAGTGGAAAAATGATGCCACTGGATGCCTGGAATGAAGGACAGTGCAGTCACAGCTCTTTCAAACAAGACTGAAGCAACTtcagagaaatgacactgctAAGGCAGCCTCCCACCAACTCACAGGATAAAGATCAGCATCGTAACGTGAACCCAGTAAGCAACAACTGCGGAAAATATGGGAAATAAACTGACTACAAGTTCATCATAAGGAGGACACGTTCTACGTGCAGCCACATCCCATGTGCAAAAAGAATTTGAGGTGGAAGGGGACAGGGAGTTTTATCTGCTGTTCAATGTAAGGCAATTTTAATAGGGTAAATTTAAAAGGTTCTGATGCCAGAAACAACTCTGATGGAAAGATCACATTTCTCAACACAGCAAACTTGCCCTTCTTTCTGATTTCTGCGGTTTCCAGGTTAGAAACATGCAGTACAGAGCCAGGGTCACCACAGCACCCGTGTATGGACCCTGCTCTGTGGCAGGGGTTTGGGCAGACAGCAGGGCAGCACCAAACACACTCGAGAACAAAGACTGGGGAAGAGGTAATGGACTAACCCGGAACCAGCCCTCAACATGGTGAGAACCTCCCGTTACAGAGTCACTGTATCAGTGTAGATTCCTCACACACAGAAAGACAAACACGTATTAAATGTGAGGGCTCAGAGGCATGAGGGCACAGATCTACAAATTCCAGTTCAGCTTCTgaaatttcctctctctctctcagttgGGCAAAAGTTACTCTCCGTTACCTCTAACCAAACGGGGAAGGTACTTGCCATTACATGTTTCAATGCAATATGGcagtcctgccttccccaggctTCTGCCTAGAGCTCATCTAGAAACTCTCTCCATGGCCACTGACCTTATTTTTGACTTTTTTGATCTCCTGGATAGATCATCATCTGCATCAAAGAGAGACACATCCTCAATGTCATCACTGCTGTCCTGAAGCAGGGAAGAGACGCAGAGTTATGTGAGAAAAAAGAATCAGTTTTCAACTTCAGCTAGTGAGAGTTTTGATTACCCACAAGTATTACAGTCTTACCTTACGACCAAAACTAATTTGGGAAGAATGTGAAGATTTAACCACGTACAAAAGAAAACAGGCAGTATTAAATGTTTTGATTTGTCCTTTGTGAAACCAACATAAACTCACACTGTGAGTCCAAGGATCCTTTCTGCACCCAGGCAGTTGACTTCACAGCCAAGCCTAGGGTCCTTTATTCTTCATCCCTCTTAGAGAACTCATTACCTTGTACAAAAGCTATTCCTATGTCAGGCAAAGGTTCACGGCCTCCTGCGTTTTAGTGAATGTACTGCTGACAGAGCCAGAATTGGTTATTTTTACAGACAGGGCACATCTCTGCTGCAGGCCCTACAGAAACGTGACACCAACGAGTGCTCTCACACGGAAACCCCTTCCCTgagcccagccctgcctcagcGGCTTCCAGCTGCGTACCCACGGGCAGCACTGCAGAACATCAGCCTGCCCCGGCCTCCCGCACTGACCCCGGCTACCAAACGCGGCAGGACCGCTTCCCAGCGGCAGCGCGGCCCCGGGGGCTGCAGGCCTAGGACAGCAGAAAGCGCCTATCTATCCATCGATCCGCCTCGCACACCCGCGGGCCGGGCGCTGCCGCCCCACTCCTGCCTGTCCGCCCCAGGCCTCGGCCCAGGCCCCACCGCGGTCCCGCTCCCCTGCGGACCCAGGCCCAGGCCTCGGACCGCTGAGGGCTCGGGCTCCGGACCGCTGAGGGCTCGGGCTCCAGACCCCTGCGGTCGCGGTcgcggtcccggtcccggtcccggtcccggtcccggtcccggtccccccgccccgccaggaCCCCCTCACCTGCCGTAGCATGGTGGGAGCCCCCTCACTTCCGCCTGCCGCCGTCACGTCACCGCCGTCGGCCAATCCCGACACGCCTCGCCCCCCCCCACGCATGCGCGCTGGCGCAACGTAGCGCGAGCCGTAGTGATGTCACGGGGGCGGTGCGAGGCGCTGTGGCGGCTGGCGGCGGCTGCTGAGGGGCCGCGTCCGTACTgcccccccgccgccgtcccGGGCGGGCCCTGAGGGAGCGCGGTGGCACCGGCACCCCCGGAACTCGCCACCTCGTCCCTGTCCGCAGCTCCCTGCGGGGCCACCGGCGGGAAGGGAACTCCTCCCCGGGGGAGAGGCCCCGGCAGCGCCGGGAAGCCAGGCCGGACCCCGCCCGTGCTCCATCAGGAGCCACGGCAGCAGCTGCGGGAAGGGCGACCGTGTCGTACCCAGAGTCGATGTCAGGTGGAGTTAGTCAGAGGGAGAGCTTGaaggacaaagcaaaacaaacattaaTAGTACTTTACGCTTTATTATTTTGTGATCAACACAGCCTTCTCACAGGCAGCACCTCCTCCCAGCTGTCCCCGGGGTGCTGTTGGGCAGTGGGACACgctcccagctggggagcaggtctctgctgctttccctcgTCCAGGCGCTGGGTAAGGACAAAGACCTCTTCGGCCCCCTGGGCTTTTCCACCTGCCACACGGGAGCCTGCTCAGGGGGGCAGCGAAGCGTGGGGCTCATGCGTATGTCGTCCCCAAAAGGCAGCTGGGGACACCACAGTTAGAACCGTCTGGGAGGAAGGTCAAGGCATGGAGCTACAGGGAAGATCCCTGGACACGCCAACTGTGACCCCCAGGGCTCAGGTTGACCCATGCTCCCAGGGTAACATCCCTGCTCACTTATAAAGAGCTCTGGCATCTGCTGGTGCCCTAAGTAACACAGGCCTTCCTCAAAACCTGTACTGcattcaaatcatagaatcagaatcattcaggttggaaaagacccttgggatcatcgagtccaaccatcaattaaCACCTTATTTCTGCACAACACCTGAAAAAACACGGTAGAGAGGCACCATAGAAATAAGTGTATTCTGTAGCAAGTCAGAAGAGCTTCTTGTATAAAGACCTGGCTGTTTAATGATCTCTCTCATACatctcgattttttttttttttttactttagaaagGGCAGATGTAGAGTTACTAGAACTGCCACTATCTTAAGTCTCATACACGTGATCTCATCTCATGGTGCGTGATCCAGCCACGAACAAGTAGAACGTCCTTTCGCTTCAATACTGCCTGCAGACagttctgtctttatttcagtgtaAGATGACATTAAAAAGTCCATTTTTCTTGCCTAGTTAACAAGTGCATTTTTTATGCTCACTGAAGTCAGGATGCCATTTCACAGGCAATCCAAAGCTGTTACTAGTAAACACAATACTAAATAAAaacttaatttgctttttttatctttgtcGTTACCTCTTTTTAATACTTTCGTGCTCCTTTTCAGTTCACTGTGTGAAGCATCAAGGGCCATTCCTCTTCCAGTTATAACCAACACTCGGGTAAAAACATGGGTTTTGTTTGGAAACGCCTGTGGAGCCACACGGACAAAATTGCTGCAGCATCAATATGGTATCGTTATCTCAGGTAATATTATTGGCACTTTGTTGGTGACACAAATACATCGCTAATGGCACCGAGTTACAACATAACTCTTACTGAGATGATCTTGCCACCGCTCTGCCTGGCTTTGGCTCTGCTTGTGGCGTGTCATGTCCTGCACCCCCGGGTTGTCATCCCCACATGCCCAAAGGCCAGGCACACGGGAAGATCAGTTAAATTCTGAAGGGAATTGCAAAGATAGTAAACCCACCTCCTCATGGTTACCATCCTAAGTGCCGTCACCTACCGCGTATGACATCTTCCCACACGTTAATTCCCTCCTGATGCATCTCTGACACCCGGCTCCCACTTTTGATGGCAGGACTTGGTCCAGCTCTGCCTCTGTAGGTGATTTCCCACCACCTCTGCCGGCTGTAGCATCTTGCAAGTGCCCAAGCACCCACACCTGCAGGGAGATGTGTTTTCTTGGCTCCAAACAGGAAGGCAACACCCTAACCCTCCTCACTTCAGCATGACCAAGAAGCCATCCGCCTTTccatgatggtttttttttccatcaggctCCCTCTATTAGATGCTTTTTTCCAGGGGGGGGTTTGTGCCAAAGGGCCTGTGGCTGCAGCTGCACTGAGCTTATGCCTCATTTCTTGTGAGAAAGTGCCATCCCATGGCTGCATGTGAAATCCTTGCTGCTTCATGTCTGAAAACAGATGTCAGGGAAAAAGCCGCCTCATGTGAGGGTAATCCCCGTCCCAGGGCACAGACCTGCTGCACCAAGGCCACTTgtcaccctccctccctgcacggCCTTTTGGCAGCAAATCCCAGCTCCAACACTCCGGCTCCCACATCTTCAGCAGTTTCTGGCTTCCTTGTAGTTTTACACAGACGCTTAGTTTTTATTACCTGCTCATTATTATTCTTCAGGGGACAACTATTGTTATTTTTCACCCTTAGCAAGGTCTGGCTTAATCACAGGGTTGGGAAGTTGGAgacaacattaaaataaacaaacccaaactaaTCAAGAGTTGATTATGGAGAGCATGGAGAATTTCAGACGTTCACCTCCAACCAGAACTGCTGCTGAGAGGCCCCTTGGCATGATCATGGGCAGGACTGTCCTGCCTTAAGCATCTAACTCAAGAAAATAACGGAGATGTATCTGCTACAGTGGCCCAGATACTCAAAGCTGGATAACTAGACAGGCTTTTGTCTTCCCAACTCAAGGCTTTTTAGGTCCTGAGCATTAATTTAGGCATTTTAACCacaaaaaacagaaatagaaaccactacatttattttttaattaatacaaatTAGATTTTAAGCTGCTTTCCAAGCTGGGTAGCCCCAGCATGTCCTAGcgcttccccttgttgaacttcaccaggtctctcagcccatttcttcagcctgcacaggtccctctgggtggcagcaccaCCCTCTGCTGcaccagccactcctcccactgTGGTGTCATCTGCCAGTTTACTGAGGGTGGGCCCTGCACCATCACCCACATCATTaattaatgaatatgttaaacaaGACCAGACACAGTATTGACCCGTGGGCTACCCCATCAGTTCCTGGCCTCCAATTAGGCTCCATGAAGTGATCACCACCCTCAGGCTCAGCCAGTTTTCAGGTCACATTTCACCCGCTTATAAACTCTAATCAATCCACATAAACGCCAGTAAGGTTTTATTGTCATTATTCACACACAGTTGAGCCATATGTTGGGCTTTATTAGTGTCAAGCAGTGCTGTGTCTGGAGTAACAGCAGGTCTAGTTAGATAACTCCAGGAGAGGACTCACTCCATTAAGCCTTGAGGAACAGCTGAAGATACCAATAATAAATGCCTGTTAGAAAAACACATAGTGAAGATGGCTATTTATAGTTAGAAGCCACAAGGACATTGACATGGCAGACTGAGCTGGACATCAGAATCCTCAGATGCTGGTTGGTTGTTGGACGAAGGAATTATCTCAGATAAATGTGTTAAACCCCAGTTCAGGAGCCGCTGTTTTCCCTTCCCCAGTAAAAAAGTCTACAGGTAGGCCTTTAACTTTCCTTAGCCAGGCCTTCTTGCATGCTCTTTGCTGATCTTCCATGAGCTTTGCCTGATGTTCCTCATCCTGAGCTACAGCAGCTGCCTCAATCGCCACCTTCTGTTTTCCTGTCAGAAGCCTGAACCCACCATCACTCCAGGAAGGGGCTGCAGCGTATGGACAAAAAGGCTTTATTCTCGTGGAAACCTCATCATTTCTCGTCTGTGCAATCATCACATCTGTTGATTTGATCAGGTCAGAAGAAGCTCTAAAGGGATCGATAAGTTGAACCCCATCTTCAGGGAGAGGAATGACTTTACCGTGACCACCGTGAGCTTTCTTTTCTCGTGGGGAACCACAAGTCTTGGGACGCacgagggaaggagcagggatggAAGAATTCACGGTAGGTCCATACAAAGAGTTTTTCAGCTTGAGCTGCAGCATTTTGGTTTCAAAGGGTGTAGAAATTCTTTTCATAGTCAGAGAATCACTGTGCAGTCTCACACGTTGGAGCTGGACCATCTGATCCTTTTTGTGTTGCAGAGGGGTTTTGTGCAGCTGCACCTTTTTGGGACAGCGTTGCTGATGTTCCCCTGCTTCTCTGACTTTTGCAGCGTGCTTCATGCTGGAGCTGATGGGGGCTTCCTTGAAGGCTTTCTGGAGCATGCTGACCACTAAGAAGAACTTGTCAGGGGACATCGGACAACACAGGTCTCTTCCCTTTCCATGCTGCAAAGCATCTTCTGCCCCATCAGGACGTGCAGGTGAATAGAGAGGAGACCTATGTCCAGATTCGCCATCtgtttccaaaaataaaacatttggagTTAAGCATTGCTTTTGTGACCGCTGTTGGCAGGGTCGTACCAGAGTAAGGTCAGGGATAGGTGCTGGATTGACAGGCATATGGGCAGCCCAAGTTTATCCAACttcacctgctctgggtgaacctgcttcagcagggggttggactagatgatttctgaaggtcctctccaacccctacaattctgtgatctaCAGAGCAGGCAGCGTAGGAAGCTACAAGCCAACAGTGACCATTTCAGTTTGCTCATCCTTGGCCACACTAGTGATGCTGCCAACATCAGAGCTAACTCTGTCTTGGTTAACTGAGACGTGTTCCTTGCTGTAGCCTGTACGGGTCAAACTGAAGCCAGACTCTGTAACACATAGTGTGCATGGCTTGGCACCCACCTTGATAGAAACCATGGTTTCTACAAGGAATGAggttcataaaatcatagaatggtttgggttggaagggaccttaaagatccagtcccatcccctgccctgggcagggacacctcccaccgcaccaggttgctcaaagccccctccaacctggccttgaacccctccagggatggggcagccacagcttctctgggcaacctgggccagggtctcaccaccctcacagcaaagaatttcttcctgagatcccatctaagtctcccctctttcagtttaaaaccgtccccccttgtcctatggctcccctccctgatcaagagtccctccccatctctcctggagcccctctagttactggaaggctgctataaggtctccctggagccttctcttctccaggctgaacacccccaactccctcagcctgtcctcacagcagaggggctccagctctcacagcatcttcatggcctcctctggacccgctccaacaggtccgtgtccttccatGTTCCCTACCACCTCTTCCCATGCACCCCTTTCCAGTCCTACAGCATTGGGAGAAGGCTTCAAGACAAGTCAGTTCTGGGTAGAAATCTTTGAAGGAGCCAACACCTGAGAGCCAGATGGAACTGTTACTTCTCAGAGCTGCGTTTGAACTGGAAATCACAAGACGTGCCCCACAGGCTGGCTTTGCTGCCTCCAGAGATGCAGGGGTTATGACAGACACATGGAGATGGATTGTGTGATTACGCCCTTGGCTGAGGACTGGATGGGGGTTACGACACAGTCTGCGTAAGACGCTTAGCCCCGTGGCCTTGCCGTAGTGATTCATTTGTCACTTGGCTTTGCAATGTCACACCGTTCACGTATCATTGCTTTGCAATATAATTCTGTTT includes the following:
- the TVP23C gene encoding Golgi apparatus membrane protein TVP23 homolog C, with product MLRQDSSDDIEDVSLFDADDDLSRRSKKSKIRHPVASFFHLFFRVSAIVVYLLCELLTSSFIACMVTIILLLSCDFWAVKNVTGRLMVGLRWWNQVDDDGRSHWIFEARKVSAQGSKTSSEAESRIFWLGLITCPMIWVIFAFSALFSFKVKWLAVVVMGVVLQGANLYGYIRCKVGSRKNLTSMATNYLGKQFLRQTVAKEDQTAS